One stretch of Miscanthus floridulus cultivar M001 chromosome 18, ASM1932011v1, whole genome shotgun sequence DNA includes these proteins:
- the LOC136523972 gene encoding uncharacterized protein, whose product MGAAPAAAMARWVCGDFGRCRQPPFIGGERGNDISIHGGPLGAARRRHLPRLRRRQVPLRGLPSVPPRKQRHLDELQDSTALLRRGNRDLAARAEAAQGGLALALLANAVLRAEAAALSRRLAAARRALVILGRVYARAAAVASVDGNCCLGSRRRGWPRRATTARGCVGAWAASAAQGQVEVATARVPSPARRWAVEEEEGRRRHVED is encoded by the coding sequence GCAACCGCCCTTCATCGGCGGCGAGCGGGGGAACGACATCTCAATTCACGGGGGACCCCTGGGCGCtgctcgccgccgccacctcccgcgCCTCCGACGCCGTCAAGTGCCCCTCCGCGGTCTCCCAAGTGTCCCTCCGCGGAAGCAGCGCCACCTCGACGAGCTCCAGGACTCCACGGCGCTCCTACGGCGCGGGAATCGTGACCTGGCGGCGCGCGCAGAGGCCGCGCAAGGAGGGCTGGCCCTCGCCTTGCTCGCCAACGCCGTGTTGCGCGCCGAGGCCGCCGCGCTGTCCCGTCGGCTCGCGGCTGCCCGCCGCGCTCTCGTCATCCTCGGGCGTGTGTACGCCAGGGCCGCTGCTGTTGCCAGCGTCGACGGCAACTGTTGCCTCGGGTCGCGGCGCAGGGGCTGGCCCCGGCGAGCAACGACGGCGCGGGGCTGTGTGGGGGCATGGGCGGCCTCGGCGGCGCAAGGTCAGGTGGAGGTTGCGACAGCGCGGGTGCCGTCGCCGGCGCGGAGATGGGCagtggaagaagaggaagggcgacGGCGGCACGTGGAAGATTGA